The following DNA comes from Curtobacterium sp. 9128.
TGTCCTACCCATGACCTCGACCCTTCCGTTCGCATCGGTTCGATGCCGCTGACGCGGCGCGATCCGGCGAGTCTAGCACTGGTATACCAACGCGTCCGACGCCGGTGCGGCCCGCATCGCGGCCGATTTCCGGCCGGACTGGAGGCTCGACTCGCGTTCTCCGACACCTGTCGCGGTGGGAGAATGGCCGGGACATGACGACTCCGACGCACTCCGCCCGCACGGTCAACCTCGAGGGCGCGACGCGCGCCGCGATCGCGGGCGCCGCTCCCCTCGCACTGCTCATCGCCCTCGGGATGCCGGGGTACGCGGCCTTCGCGATGTTCGCGGGGTTCACCGCGATCTTCGGCGCCACGGAGCCGTACCGGCAGCGCGCCGTGACCACGGGAGTCGCCGGGGGACTGCAGGCCCTGTGCATGTTCGCAGGGATCGCCGTCTCGATCGTCGGTGCGCCCCTCTGGTTGCAGGCGGTCGGGCTGGTCGTCGTGCTCGTCGTCGCGGTCTGCACGCTGAGCACGCTCCGGTCGATCCCGGCGCAGCCGATCTTCCCGACGTTCGCGTTCTTGGTGTCCTCGCTCGTGCCGCTGAGGCCGTCGGACCTGCCGCTCGTCGCGACGATCATCGTGTGCTCCGTCGCGTGGGCGTGGCTCGTCGCGATGTCCGGGTTCGTCATCCGGCGCGTGTGGCACCCGCGCGCGCCGCACCGCTTCCGACCGCTCGCCCCGATGAAGGAACGGGGCTTCGGGATCCTCCGCACCCCCGCGCTTTGGGAGACCGTCGCGCTCAACGTCGTCGGGGCCCTGGTCGCCGGTGCGATCGCGGAGACCATCCCGGGGCTCGGGCACCCGTACTGGGCGGTGATCGCCGTCGTGTCGACGCTCCCGGCCATCCGGCAACGGCACACCGTCCTCCGGGCGTTCCAGCGCTTCATCGGCACGATCGGGGGCACGGTGATCGCGGTCGGGATCCTGCTCCTCGAACCCGGAGCGTGGTGGATCGTGCTCATCGCGGTCGTCGGACAGTTCTTCGCGGAGATCTTCGTCGCGCGGAACTACGCGGTCTGCCTGCTGTTCCTCACGCCGCTCGCGCTCGCGGTGTCCTGGTTGAGCCTCCCCGAGGCGCCGGAGCTCCTCGCCCTGGACCGCGTCGCACAGACGACGCTCGGAGCACTGGTGAGCGTCGCACTGCTGTTCGTCGGGCGCGCGATCGAACGGCGCCGCGGTCGAGCCCTCGGCGCGACGACCTCGATCCGCACGGTCTGACCGGGCGGACGCGTCGGCGGCTGTCGGCGGGGCCCGGCAGGATCGACACATGGACGACTACCGACTCGTCGCCGGGCCGCCGCCGCTCGACGACTACCTCCGCCTCCGCCGCGACTCCGGCCTGACCCCGGTCCGGGCCGACCAGGGCGCCGGCGCGATCAGCGGGAGCTGGTCAGCCTGCCACGTGGTCGACGCCGCGGGAACGCCGGTCGCGATGGGTCGCGTGCTGGGCGACGGCGGCTGGTACTTCCACATCGCGGACGTCGCCACCGATCCCGCGCACCAGCGGCGTGGCCTCGGTCGGCGCGTGCTCGAGTGGCTCATCGCGGACATCCGGTCGCGGGCACCTGAGGGCGCCTACGTGTCGCTCATCGGGGACCCGCCCGGGCAGCGGCTGTACCGCTCGCTCGGGCTCGACGACGTCGCGCCGAGCCTCGGGATGGCCGCCGTCCTGCGGTAGTCGGGACGGCCGTCAGTCGGTCTGGGCGTCAGGCGGGCTGGACGTCAGTCCGGCTGGACGTTCCAGGAGTCGATGACCGGACGCCCGTGCTCGTACCCCAGCGTGCTGACGGACGCGGTCCCGAGCTTCAGCACGGCACCGTCCTGCGGCGCGAGCCGGATCCACGCGGCGCCGATCGCACGGAGCACGTGCCCGTGGGCGATGAAGACGGCGTCCTGCCCCTCGGCGAGCACCGGGCGGGCACGGTCAAGCACCCGTTCGGCCCGGACACGGACCTCGGCGGCGTTCTCACCCGGTGTGTCCCCCGCGGGCACGCCGTCGGTCCAGAGGTCCCACGGCCCGTGCCGGAGCACCTTGATCTGCGGTGTCGTGAGGCCCTCGTACGCGCCGTAGTCCCACTCGTACAGGTCCTCGTCGACCTCGGGGTCCACGCCGATGAGCGCGGCGGTGTCGCGGGCACGTTGCAGCGGGCTCGACAGCGCGAGCGCGAAGTCGCGGTCCGCGAGGTACCGGCCGGCACGCTTCGCCTGCTCGACCCCGTTCTCGGTGAGCGGGATGTCGGTGCGGCCGGTGTGCTGCCCGCTCTTCGACCACTCCGTCTCTCCGTGACGGACGAGGACGAGTTCGCCGGGGCGTTCCGAGGTCATGTGTTCCTTCCGAGCAAGAGGCCGAGCGCGGCTGCGCCGACCGAGACGACGAGCATGCCGAGGCCGTTCAGGACGGCGAGCCGGGTCTTGCCGGATCGGAGGAGCTGCACGGTCTCGACACTCGCCGTCGAGAACGTCGTGTACCCACCCATCATGCCCGTGCCGAGGATGGCGACCGCCGGGAGCGCCAGCGTCCCGGCCTGCCCGAGGCCCGTCAGGAGCCCGAGGACCAGCGACCCGGAGACGTTGATGACGACGGTGCCGAGCGGGAAGCCGCTGACCCTGGCCTTCACGAGCCCGTCGAGTAGGAAGCGGAGCGCCGCCCCGACTCCCCCGCCGACGGCGACGAGCAGCACTTCGAGCGCGCTCATCGGGTGGCCGCCCGTGGCCGCAACAGCGTCGACACCCAGAGCCCGGCGACGACGGCGAGCAGTCCGAGCACGACCGTGAGCAGCGCGTACCCGCTCCCAGCACCCCACCGTCCGTCCCCGAGCAGCTGCGCGGTGTCGTCGGCGAGCGTGCTGTACGTCGTGAACCCGCCGAGCACCCCTGTGCCGACGAAGAGCCGCAGGAGCCGACGCCGACCGACGTCCGGCCCGCGGTGCGCCAACGCCTCGAGCAGCAGCCCGAGGCAGAACGCCCCGACGACGTTGATCGCGAGGATCGTCCAGCTGATCCCGTCAACGGCGGGGACGAGGTCGGCCAGCACGGCGCGGATCGCGGTCCCGATCGCCCCGCCGAGCGCCACGACGCCGAGGTACCCCCAGCGCAGGTGTGGCGGACGACCGGGTCTGGTGTCGGACTCCTCGACCTCGACGCCCGGGTCGATCGGGATGTTCCCGGAGTCGGTGAGGTGCCGTCGGGGTTCGTCGTCCACGGAGGTGCTCCTATCGCCGAGCACGCCGGAGGTCGTCCGCGCGTGCGGTGTTCTCGGGATAGGGACCGTTGGTGACCGATCGGTCACGGTTGGGTCCGGCAGGCCCCACTGCCGGGTCAGACGACTCCCCCACCTTACCGGGACTCCGCAACACGCCGTCTGCCACGGTCCGCACGGCGATCGAGTGCGCCGAAACGGCGACCTGGGCCCGAGATCGGTCGCCACTTCTGCGCACTCGATCCCCCGGGAGTCCGCGACCCCGACCCTGCTTGCGGGACGAACCTGGACCACCGCCAGCCGGACGTCCTACGCTCGGGCACAGACGGCACCCGGCCGCACGACGGAGAGGGACGCACATGAGCATCAACGACGACGACATCACCACGGATCCCCAGAGCGCGGGCGAAGGCCCCGCTGACGGCGGCGCCAACCCGAACGGACACGACGGCGGTGCCGACGGCTCCGCAGACGCCGGCGAAGGCCCGGCCGACGGCGGCGCCAACCCGAACGGACACGACGGCGGTGCCGACGGCTCCGCAGACGCCGGCGAAGGCCCGGCCGACGGCGGCGCCAACCCGAACGGACACGACGGCGGCGCGGACGGCTCCGCGTGAGCCGAGGACCGGACACGACGGAGACGGCGCGCGCCCTCGAGCGGTGCATCGCCGTCCCCGTCGCCCGGTTCGCCGACGAGTACTGGGGTCGCCGCGCGCTCTTGAGCAGCGCCGCTGACCTCGGCTCGACGTTCGACGACCTGTTCTCCACCGAGGCCGCCGACGAGCTGCTCTCGGTCCGAGGACTCCGGACGCCGTTCATCCGGATGGCGAAGGACGGCACCGTGCTCCCGCAGAGCGCCTTCACCGCACCCGGTGGCTACGGCGCCGAGGTCGGCGACCAGGTCAGCTCCGAGAAGGTCCTCGCCGAGTTCGCTGCCGGCTCGACGATCGTCCTGCAGGGCCTCCACCGCACGTGGCCGCCGATCCAGGAGTTCACGCGACGGCTCGTCGCGGAGCTCGGGCACCCCGCGCAGGTCAACGCCTACATCACGCCGGCATCGTCGCGCGGCTTCGACCCGCACTACGACGTGCACGACGTCTTCGTCCTGCAGATCGCCGGGGCGAAGCGCTGGGTGATCCACGAGCCCGTGCACGAGCTCCCGTTCGCCGACGAACCGTGGAGCGACCGACGCGGCGAGGTCGCCGCGCGGGCAGCAGGAGCACCCGCGATCGACACCGTGCTCCGTCCAGGTGATGCGCTCTACCTCCCTCGCGGTTGGCTGCACTCCGCGACCGCACTCGGCGGCACGACCATCCACCTGACGATCGGCATCCCCGCCGTCACCCGGGCCGACCTCGCGCGGGACCTCATCACCCGTGCGCTCCGATCGGACCGACTCCGCGCATCGCTGCCCCTCGGTGTCGACCTCGGCGACCCGGACCAGATCGCGACGGACGTCCGCGCCGCTGCCGAGGACCTCATCGGGTTCCTCGAGTCGGCGTCGGTCGGCTCGGCCGTCGACGAGGTCGCGCACACCGTCGGGTCGCGGTTCCGTCGCTCCACCCGTCCGGAGCCGGTCCGCCCGTTGCAGACGGTCGACCTCCTCGGCACGCTCTCGGGCGGCGATCGGGTGCGGTGGCGCGAGGGACTCCACGCCGACGTCCGCGACGAGGGCGAGCGCGTGGCCGTCGTCCTGCCGACGACGACGATCCGCCTGCCGGCATCGTGTGGTCATGCCGTGCGCACGCTGCACGCCGGAGGGACGCACACCGTCGGGTCCCTGCCGGGCCTCGACGAGGACGACGCCGTCGTCGTGGTCCGTCGGCTCCTCCGGGAAGGCGTGCTGGTACCGGCGTCGTGACCGAGTGGCGACGCACGGGTCCGGCCGATCCCCGACTCCCCCGCTCGGCCGGTGGGCCGGCGTGCAGCGACCGCTCCCGGTCCCGCGACGAGGACCTCACCGCCACCGCGTCCCCCGGTCGCCGCTGGTTGCTCGTCGAGGTCGCGGGTGCGTGGGGCTGGAACGTCTGGGCCGACTCCCCCGCACTCCCGCCCGAGACCGGCATCGCCCTCGCGCGCCGGGTGCAGCGTGCCGGGATGCGCATCCTCGCGATCCGCCGCCCCGGCCGGTCCCGTGGTGCCGGCCGGTGGCGCTGGGCAGTCGTCGACACCGGGCTCGCGACCGTGCGGTGGGGTGAGGCCGACGGCCCGGACGAGCTGCTGTCGCTCCCGCTCGACGGCAGCACCGGAACGCCATCCGACCGGCCCGTCTTCGCCGTGTGCGCCCACGGCCGGCACGACGAGTGCTGCGCCGTGCGCGGACGGTCGGTCGCAGCCAAGCTGGCGGAGGCGTTCCCCGAGGAGACCTGGGAGTGCTCGCACCTCGGTGGTGACCGGTTCGCGGCGACGACGATGCTGTTCCCGTACGGGCTGAACCACGGACGCGTCGACGAACTCGATCCCGTCGCGATCGCCGAGGCGTCGACGCGTGGGATCGTCGTCCCGGACGGCTTCCGCGGACGGTCGCTGTACTCCCACGTCGAACAGGCTGCCGTCGCCGCAGCCGCGGCACGCTCCGGAGACCACCGCATCGATGCCTTCCGGCCGCGCGGTGTGCGCGCTCCGGAGACGCTCGACCACCCGGCCGGATGGTCGGTCGAGCTCGACTCGGACGCCGGAGCCGTCGTGGTCACACTCGATCGTGTGCACTCGGTCCCGACGTTCTCGACGTGTCGGGCGACGGTCGCCGTGGAGATCCCGCGCTTCGTCGTCCGCGACGTGGCCACCGCGGGGTGACCGGCATGCGAC
Coding sequences within:
- a CDS encoding sucrase ferredoxin; the encoded protein is MTEWRRTGPADPRLPRSAGGPACSDRSRSRDEDLTATASPGRRWLLVEVAGAWGWNVWADSPALPPETGIALARRVQRAGMRILAIRRPGRSRGAGRWRWAVVDTGLATVRWGEADGPDELLSLPLDGSTGTPSDRPVFAVCAHGRHDECCAVRGRSVAAKLAEAFPEETWECSHLGGDRFAATTMLFPYGLNHGRVDELDPVAIAEASTRGIVVPDGFRGRSLYSHVEQAAVAAAAARSGDHRIDAFRPRGVRAPETLDHPAGWSVELDSDAGAVVVTLDRVHSVPTFSTCRATVAVEIPRFVVRDVATAG
- a CDS encoding CrcB family protein codes for the protein MDDEPRRHLTDSGNIPIDPGVEVEESDTRPGRPPHLRWGYLGVVALGGAIGTAIRAVLADLVPAVDGISWTILAINVVGAFCLGLLLEALAHRGPDVGRRRLLRLFVGTGVLGGFTTYSTLADDTAQLLGDGRWGAGSGYALLTVVLGLLAVVAGLWVSTLLRPRAATR
- a CDS encoding histidine phosphatase family protein codes for the protein MTSERPGELVLVRHGETEWSKSGQHTGRTDIPLTENGVEQAKRAGRYLADRDFALALSSPLQRARDTAALIGVDPEVDEDLYEWDYGAYEGLTTPQIKVLRHGPWDLWTDGVPAGDTPGENAAEVRVRAERVLDRARPVLAEGQDAVFIAHGHVLRAIGAAWIRLAPQDGAVLKLGTASVSTLGYEHGRPVIDSWNVQPD
- a CDS encoding cupin domain-containing protein, translating into MSRGPDTTETARALERCIAVPVARFADEYWGRRALLSSAADLGSTFDDLFSTEAADELLSVRGLRTPFIRMAKDGTVLPQSAFTAPGGYGAEVGDQVSSEKVLAEFAAGSTIVLQGLHRTWPPIQEFTRRLVAELGHPAQVNAYITPASSRGFDPHYDVHDVFVLQIAGAKRWVIHEPVHELPFADEPWSDRRGEVAARAAGAPAIDTVLRPGDALYLPRGWLHSATALGGTTIHLTIGIPAVTRADLARDLITRALRSDRLRASLPLGVDLGDPDQIATDVRAAAEDLIGFLESASVGSAVDEVAHTVGSRFRRSTRPEPVRPLQTVDLLGTLSGGDRVRWREGLHADVRDEGERVAVVLPTTTIRLPASCGHAVRTLHAGGTHTVGSLPGLDEDDAVVVVRRLLREGVLVPAS
- the crcB gene encoding fluoride efflux transporter CrcB; the protein is MSALEVLLVAVGGGVGAALRFLLDGLVKARVSGFPLGTVVINVSGSLVLGLLTGLGQAGTLALPAVAILGTGMMGGYTTFSTASVETVQLLRSGKTRLAVLNGLGMLVVSVGAAALGLLLGRNT
- a CDS encoding GNAT family N-acetyltransferase → MDDYRLVAGPPPLDDYLRLRRDSGLTPVRADQGAGAISGSWSACHVVDAAGTPVAMGRVLGDGGWYFHIADVATDPAHQRRGLGRRVLEWLIADIRSRAPEGAYVSLIGDPPGQRLYRSLGLDDVAPSLGMAAVLR
- a CDS encoding FUSC family protein, whose amino-acid sequence is MTTPTHSARTVNLEGATRAAIAGAAPLALLIALGMPGYAAFAMFAGFTAIFGATEPYRQRAVTTGVAGGLQALCMFAGIAVSIVGAPLWLQAVGLVVVLVVAVCTLSTLRSIPAQPIFPTFAFLVSSLVPLRPSDLPLVATIIVCSVAWAWLVAMSGFVIRRVWHPRAPHRFRPLAPMKERGFGILRTPALWETVALNVVGALVAGAIAETIPGLGHPYWAVIAVVSTLPAIRQRHTVLRAFQRFIGTIGGTVIAVGILLLEPGAWWIVLIAVVGQFFAEIFVARNYAVCLLFLTPLALAVSWLSLPEAPELLALDRVAQTTLGALVSVALLFVGRAIERRRGRALGATTSIRTV
- a CDS encoding BatC protein; translated protein: MSINDDDITTDPQSAGEGPADGGANPNGHDGGADGSADAGEGPADGGANPNGHDGGADGSADAGEGPADGGANPNGHDGGADGSA